A window from Triticum aestivum cultivar Chinese Spring chromosome 6D, IWGSC CS RefSeq v2.1, whole genome shotgun sequence encodes these proteins:
- the LOC123144214 gene encoding uncharacterized protein, producing the protein MTVPEAVALDIPAEEGSPVARVPRRIRRRLLQARESSADAPATAEEIEAKLRDAQLRRQQFHEKLSCKARHAVRSTSQPSQEEDPKQRLEAKLVAAKQKRLSLLEKEQNRLAKLDELRQAGKKDAEMRFNREREELGMRVEHRVQQAEENRIQLLHARLQRRAALEERTKKFFGQRVTSENKYRETTVVLAAAFDVLGINQESANSLPFEKLALCIESTKVLQTARALLDCLESRFILSETSSSCTPENIDHLLKHLGSPNTRILPSSAARARVTPKRTTKNSDSGKLPRYSPRVVLCAYMILGHPGAVFNVQGEREKLLVESATNFVKEFELLMKTILDGLDGACILQQSTLGAVSPGSSNNQECSSIAADRTKFRSQLASFDKAWCAYLYHFVVWKAKDAKSLEEDLVTAACKLELSMMQTCKLTTEGMSDSLNYTNINSTAIQKQVMVDQKLLREKVWHLGGEASIERMELALSETRSKFIGAKENRSPLATSDANVASLSGHSLLSDTKDNLGTDGERLGRVVQSLSKASSSTSQSNTRDNGGQMSSTGSGELPIENELVGYLLKASPSPSESNSGDKVISSQMSRTVPEQLPTENEQMVNEILHGSFSDSSDDVGKVEGDFKAQVRETMEKAFWDVVVDSMKGDTPDYSYLVNLVKEVRDALHQMASKGWKEEITNNINLEILSQVLESSTQGTQYLGQILQYSLGMLRKLSSPAKEEEMKISHDKLLNELIGHSDSHDRDPNAFVIAVIKGLRFTMEELKALQSEVSRARIQLLKPIIKGYGGVEYLQKAFADRYGSRSNALVFLTSTIQWISTSKDMVEEEWNEYVSSLQILPASDNVQPLVTTLRAGRGTPDQQQSTVPVAGSTEILPECSGETLDRLVRIGLLQLISRMEGMERKSVPETFKLNWLRLRGVQSQFQQVIVIATSMLVQRQVLMSEDSKATPSELENSTLELFNTLAELLDSFSDVGMDQIIEVMVRSSTSAGPCSDEMVENRKQILSRVFLKSLQTDDTVFRKVSRSVHCAFRAVTLGGNGTKGRKLAEAALGRIRATKLTDRVVKAAEVLIKVATISEQVHGPWYSHLL; encoded by the exons ATGACGGTACCGGAGGCGGTAGCACTAGACATACCGGCGGAGGAGGGTTCGCCGGTGGCCAGGGTGCCGCGGCGGATCAGGAGGAGGCTCCTCCAGGCGCGCGAGTCAAGCGCCGACGCGCCGGCAACCGCCGAAGAGATCGAGGCCAAACTCCGCGACGCCCAACTCCGGAGGCAG CAATTCCATGAAAAATTATCATGCAAAGCAAGGCATGCGGTCAGGAGCACTTCACAGCCATCTCAGGAGGAGGATCCCAAGCAACGCCTTGAAGCAAAGCTTGTGGCTGCTAAGCAGAAGAG GTTGAGCCTCCTGGAGAAAGAGCAGAATCGTTTAGCTAAACTGGATGAGCTGCGTCAGGCTGGTAAGAAGGATGCAGAAATGAGGTTCAACAGGGAAAGGGAGGAGCTTGGCATGAGAGTTGAGCATCGGGTACAGCAAGCGGAGGAGAACCGTATTCAACTCTTGCATGCTCGTTTGCAGAGGCGAGCTGCGCTGGAGGAGAGGACAAAAAAGTTCTTTGGGCAAAGAGTGACATCAGAGAATAAGTACAGGGAGACAACAGTGGTGTTGGCTGCGGCCTTTGACGTGCTGGGAATAAATCAGGAATCTGCTAATTCTCTGCCATTTGAAAAACTAGCCCTCTGTATTGAATCTACAAAAGTTCTTCAGACCGCCAGGGCATTGCTTGATTGCTTGGAGAGTCGTTTTATTCTTTCTGAGACATCAAGTTCATGCACACCAGAAAATATCGATCATCTGCTCAAGCACCTGGGATCACCAAATACGAGAATCCTACCAAGTAGTGCAGCAAGAGCTAGAGTAACACCAAAAAGGACAACTAAAAATTCTGACTCTGGCAAGTTACCTAGATATTCACCAAGGGTAGTGCTTTGTGCTTACATGATTCTAGGTCATCCAGGGGCTGTTTTTAATGTACAAGGCGAGCGAGAGAAACTACTTGTGGAGTCAGCAACAAACTTTGTGAAGGAATTTGAACTGCTGATGAAGACAATACTTGATGGGTTAGATGGTGCATGCATATTGCAGCAGTCTACATTAGGTGCAGTCTCTCCTGGATCTTCTAATAACCAGGAGTGTTCTTCAATTGCTGCTGATCGAACAAAATTCAGATCTCAGCTGGCTTCTTTTGATAAAGCTTGGTGTGCTTATCTTTACCACTTTGTGGTGTGGAAAGCAAAAGATGCCAAGTCGCTAGAGGAAGATCTCGTGACAGCTGCATGCAAGCTTGAGCTCTCAATGATGCAAACATGCAAATTAACTACTGAAGGCATGTCAGATAGCCTTAATTATACTAATATTAATTCGACAGCCATCCAGAAACAG GTTATGGTAGACCAGAAACTTCTAAGGGAGAAGGTTTGGCACCTAGGTGGTGAAGCTAGTATTGAGAGGATGGAACTTGCTTTATCAGAAACAAGGTCAAAGTTCATTGGAGCCAAGGAAAATAGGAGCCCCTTGGCAACATCAGATGCAAATGTCGCATCTCTTTCTGGACACTCTCTTCTTTCTGACACCAAAGATAATTTGGGCACGGATGGTGAAAGGCTAGGTAGAGTTGTTCAATCTTTGTCCAAGGCTTCTTCTTCAACGTCTCAAAGTAACACTAGAGACAACGGTGGTCAAATGAGCAGCACAGGGTCAGGAGAGCTGCCAATAGAGAATGAGCTTGTCGGATATTTGTTGAAAGCTTCCCCTTCACCATCTGAAAGTAACTCAGGAGACAAGGTCATCAGCAGCCAAATGAGCAGAACGGTGCCAGAACAGCTGCCAACAGAGAATGAACAAATGGTCAATGAGATTTTGCATGGTTCTTTTTCTGATAGCTCTGATGACGTTGGTAAAGTTGAGGGGGATTTCAAG GCACAAGTTAGGGAAACAATGGAGAAAGCTTTCTGGGATGTGGTTGTGGATTCAATGAAAGGAGACACACCAGATTACAGTTATCTGGTCAACCTAGTAAAGGAAGTCAGGGATGCATTGCACCAGATGGCCAGTAAAGGGTGGAAAGAAGAAATAACAAACAATATTAACCTTGAAATATTGTCCCAG GTACTTGAGTCGAGCACCCAGGGCACACAATATTTGGGGCAGATTCTGCAGTACTCTCTGGGCATGCTGCGTAAATTATCTTCTCCCGCAAAGGAAGAAGAAATGAAGATCAGTCATGACAAATTATTGAACGAATTGATCGGACACTCTGATTCTCATGATAGAGATCCAAATGCATTTGTAATAGCTGTCATCAAGGGCTTGCGGTTCACTATGGAAGAGTTAAAG GCTCTTCAGTCTGAAGTCAGTAGAGCACGAATCCAACTACTGAAACCAATTATAAAGGGCTACGGTGGGGTCGAGTACCTGCAGAAAGCTTTTGCCGATCGCTATGGATCCCGTTCCAATGCATTAGTGTTTCTCACTTCAACTATTCAGTGGATTTCTACCTCAAAGGATATGGTAGAAGAAGAATGGAATGAATATGTCAGCTCCTTACAGATCCTGCCTGCATCAGACAAT GTTCAGCCATTGGTTACGACCCTCCGAGCTGGTCGTGGAACTCCAGATCAGCAACAATCTACAGTGCCTGTAGCAG GAAGTACAGAGATCCTACCAGAGTGCTCGGGAGAAACGCTCGACAGGCTAGTAAGGATTGGGCTGTTACAGCTTATCAGCAGGATGGAGGGCATGGAAAGAAAATCAGTACCTGAGACATTTAAGCTCAATTGGTTGAGGTTGCGTGGTGTCCAGAGTCAGTTCCAACAAGTGATTGTTATCGCAACAAG CATGCTTGTCCAGCGTCAAGTATTGATGAGTGAGGACTCAAAGGCCACTCCCTCAGAACTGGAAAATTCTACCTTGGAACTGTTCAACACGCTCGCAGAGCTACTAGACAGTTTTTCTGATGTTGGCATGGATCAGATCATCGAGGTGATGGTCCGTTCGTCGACCTCGGCCGGCCCTTGTTCGGATGAAATGGTTGAGAACAGGAAGCAGATATTGAGCAGGGTCTTCCTCAAAAGCCTCCAGACTGATGACACTGTCTTCAGGAAGGTGTCTCGATCTGTTCACTGCGCGTTCCGTGCAGTCACCCTGGGTGGCAACGGGACGAAGGGCAGGAAACTCGCGGAGGCGGCCCTGGGGCGCATCAGGGCGACAAAGCTCACCGACCGCGTAGTGAAGGCAGCTGAGGTGCTGATCAAAGTAGCAACAATATCAGAGCAGGTTCATGGCCCGTGGTACAGTCATCTCCTGTAA